From one Streptococcus pneumoniae genomic stretch:
- a CDS encoding GEVED domain-containing protein, translating to MSYQKKDRFSIRKFKIGVGSVFLGSFLLVTPQIQALENAEVVEAKPAIEVVSNGDATISTVGDSTETVVTEQTSTDEAKSVEEVPKADEAKSVEEAPKAEEAKPVEEAPKAEEAKSVEEVSKTDETKPVAEEVKVEETLKVKSTKPVEAKLAEKVVSSKEEVAKLAEIAVVSERVAATTYKVTYTNQESGDVVYASNHSVSEKTTLPQEEAVEFHISVDAKTDLKVQPALQGYKLAENQAEVQAAVVVERGGRKNLVNINVVRDDQAAAGNNDTEAYTGFRSLPTEKTEGEYNYTTSQAQNSQVFKEEAKKDHANLIKQLTWLDWGDPTAAHNLKTVGNQQALQVGSYFEKEIFPGYVVRVEVTGLKPFRASETYRQRVEGTDAESTYDPNAINNTLGDKNAPKEVLVLPQGFYSAAAKVGINAGAKPTVGTNVNGADVGVQFSVKATYLGREVPSAIFMTTGEEAGGGEIEMYVADGEPFELLGELSNANTKGSYYPLTFDSSLYFLKDKAATGANPVDVRLEYLANVNPEASRITLEGRKDRTGTIGDFRTGDGIGTNVFGPVATSQNNRSLPIVISRNAKNAEVYIMTSGQQSLMLGVIAFDEGDAPESYGAASHIISDKVSQPYLGSRKADLDIAAEDAPKERFKTDDLFNEADEGARQLVGDAEVHVTASGEETYKLHKADESTYTLKIKASPNANAEAFVYAWADFNNDGKFDDSERSELLTVNAQGDYDLTWNNVPQMVDPSVRKVAIRTRIALNQFDIEKPTGIAYTGEVEDFEVQVTHPPRGDKETSKGYVGEKQTMNIEFRVGGTNPVVDTSDNGRIEFTAYGRQEYDFDQDNIIEDTAEVKIVDPSGNLVDTWTEPGQGTYVVTGKTITFTPEVSFTGTAKGVALRVTDKNKATTAWTAADVNASEIELPNINDGSHTYTTPSMDAVYIPTVINNKPKGENKETSDYVDVPQTQNALEMFKEYTVDDQGNPTETVTDKEALNKDSLTLIDASGSPATTVTVVEGTYTLSDGVITFTPNKGYEGTATSVTVRIADTSGDEATATYTPTVINNKPKGENKETSDYVDVPQTQNALEMFKEYTVDDQGNPTETVTDKEALNKDSLTLLDASGAPATTVTVAEGMYTLADGVITFTPNKGYEGTATSVTVRIADTSGDEATATYTPTVINNKPKGTPAETKGPQGIAQTTDAKAMFKEYTTDAQGNPTTTETDKEKLDMTSLTLLDASGNPTKTVTVDGEGTYTLGEDGIITFQPIGSFTGTVKNPVRVRISDASGDEAETTYTPTVDPITPTADPSKTSGIQGATQTSPIVFGDDSQPNSVNFKEGASTAPIDPASVKLLDANGQAVTKTDALDEKGNVIGSYELKDGAIIFTPDATFVGTPQPAKLQATDKNGTKVETTYTPTVTEVTPTGKDTTSTGVQGQTQEGTPSFEGGDVAVPVTISSDNPAKFIDPTTGKETDATELPALKDGKQVGTYTLDPATGKVTFTPNPDFVGTPDAITVQAKDANGTPATATYTPTVTEVIPTGKDTTSTGVQGQTQEGTPSFEGGDVAVPVTISSDNPAKFIDPTTGKETDATELPALKDGKQVGTYTLDPATGKVTFTPNPDFVGTPDAITVQAKDVNGTPATATYTPTVTEVKPTAEPSATTGLQGAKQSSPITFGEDDSAKTINFKDGDKVVKVDPATVTLLDADGKPASTVEVMKDGKKVGTYEIVDGVVVFTPEKDFVGEAPAVTIQAADANGTAVTTTYTPTVTPVKPTGENTSSVGVQGQEQTGTPTFKPGDDSVPVTISADNPAKLIDPETGKPTDATTIPAMKDGKQVGTYTIDSATGEVTFKPNKDFVGTPDPVTVQATDANGTPATAKYSPTVTEVKPTGEDTTSTGKQGQEQTGTPTFEGGDPAVPVTISAENPAKLIDPETGKPTDATTIPAMKDGKQVGTYTLDPATGEVTFQPNKDFVGTPDPVTVQATDSNGTPVTAKYSPTVEGVTPTGEDATSTGKQGQTQTGTPVFKEGDELVPLSDEPAKLIDPKTGDEVTSVTIPGEGTYIVDEDGNVTFTPDPSFTGDGTGVTVKRTDSNGTPVTAKYTPTVEGVTPTGEDATSTGKQGQEQTGTPVFKEGDELVPLSDEPAKLIDPKTGDEVTSVTIPGEGTYTVDPTGKVTFTPDPSFTGDGTGVTVKRTDKNGTPVTAKYNPTVEGVTPTGEDATSTGKQGQTQTGTPVFKEGDELVPLSDEPAKLIDPKTGDEVTSVTIPGEGTYTVDEDGNVTFTPDPSFTGEGSGVEVKRTDSNGTPVTAKYTPTVEGVTPTGEDATSTGKQGEEQTGTPVFKEGDELVPLSDEPAKLIDPKTGDEVTSVTIPSEGTYTVDEDGNVTFTPDPSFLGKGSGVEVKRTDKNGTPVTAKYTPTVTPVTPTGENVTSTGKQGEEQEGTPTFKNGDGTPLVPDASNPAKLIDPKTGDEVTSVTIPGEGTYTVDPTGKVTFTPEKDFTGTGTGVTVIAKDKNGTPAKSTYTPGVTPNTPPTGTSPTVTVPQGSTSITDEDLISSVIPNDKEDGTDVTVTIKDNPVDYNVPGTYEVTFVVTDKGGLTTEVKKTVVVTPNTPPTGTSPTVTVPQGSTPITDEDLISSVIPNDKEDGTDVTVTIKDNPVDYNVPGTYEVTFVVTDKGGLTTEVKKTVVVTPNTPPTGTSPTVTVPQGSTPITDEDLISSVIPNDKEDGTDVTVTIKDNPVDYNVPGTYEVTFVVTDKGGLTTEVKKTVVVTPNTPPTGTSPTVTVPQGSTPITDEDLISSVVPNDKEDGTDVTVTIKDNPVDYNVPGTYEVTFVVTDKGGLTTEVKKTVVVTPNTPPTGTSPTITVPQGSTPITDEDLISSVIPNDKEDGTDVTVTIKDNPVNYDVPGVYEVTFEVTDKGGLTTEVKKTVVVTPKPVTPAIPTDPIIVEQDTPITPDDVAKNVKLPDGAKISKVGKIPTTEIPGKQPSVTVTVELPNGDLVDVEVPVFVTPKPVVPNTPPTGTSPAVTVSQGSTPITDEDLISSVIPNDKEDGTDVTVTIKDNPVDYNVPGTYEVTFVVTDKGGLTTEVKKTVVVTPNTPPTGTSPTITVPQGSTPITDEDLISSVIPNDKEDGTDVTVTIKDNPVNYDVPGVYEVTFEVTDKGGLTTEVKKTVVVTPKPVTPAIPTDPIIVEQDTPITPDDVAKNVKLPDGAKISKVGKIPTTEIPGKQPSVTVTVELPNGDLVDVEVPVFVTPKPVVPNTPPTGTSPAVTVSQGSTPISDEDLIASVTPNDKEDGTDVTVTIKDNPVNYDVPGVYEVTFVVTDKGGLTTEVKKTVVVTPKPVTPAIPTDPIIVEQDTPITPDDVAKNVKLPDGAKISKVGKIPTTEIPGKQPSVTVTVELPNGELVEVEVPVFVTPKPVVPNTPPTGTSPTVTVLQGSTPITDEDLIASVILNDKEDGTDVTVMIKDNPVDYNVPGVYEVTFVVTDKGGLTTEVKKTVVVTPKPVTPAIPTDPIIVEQDTPITPDDVAKNVKLPDGAKISKVGKIPTTEIPGKQPSVTVTVELPNGELVEVEVPVFVAPKPQEPGVDVPAEPAKPAAPVIPQAPVSKEVPAQVAEKKMETLPKTGESSSALTLLGALSAGLGLLGVTKRRKKED from the coding sequence ATGTCGTATCAGAAAAAAGACCGTTTTTCAATTCGGAAGTTTAAGATTGGTGTAGGCTCTGTATTTTTAGGTTCATTCTTATTAGTAACTCCTCAGATTCAAGCTTTGGAGAATGCCGAAGTTGTTGAGGCTAAACCGGCGATTGAAGTGGTGTCAAATGGTGATGCCACTATCTCAACAGTAGGTGACTCAACAGAAACCGTAGTTACTGAGCAAACTTCAACTGATGAAGCAAAGTCAGTAGAGGAAGTACCAAAGGCTGATGAAGCAAAGTCAGTAGAGGAAGCACCAAAGGCTGAGGAAGCAAAGCCAGTAGAGGAAGCACCAAAGGCTGAGGAAGCAAAGTCAGTAGAGGAAGTATCAAAGACTGATGAAACAAAACCAGTAGCTGAAGAAGTAAAAGTTGAGGAAACATTAAAAGTAAAATCTACAAAACCAGTAGAAGCAAAGCTAGCTGAAAAAGTAGTATCTTCAAAAGAAGAAGTTGCAAAACTAGCTGAAATAGCGGTCGTTTCAGAGCGTGTGGCAGCAACTACTTACAAGGTGACTTATACAAACCAAGAGTCAGGTGACGTTGTTTATGCCTCAAATCACTCAGTTTCAGAGAAAACAACTCTTCCACAGGAAGAAGCAGTTGAGTTTCATATTTCTGTTGATGCAAAAACAGATTTGAAAGTACAGCCTGCTCTTCAAGGCTATAAGTTGGCAGAAAATCAAGCAGAAGTTCAAGCAGCGGTTGTGGTGGAGCGTGGTGGACGTAAGAATCTTGTTAATATCAATGTTGTCCGTGATGACCAAGCAGCAGCTGGAAACAACGATACAGAAGCTTACACTGGATTTAGATCGCTTCCGACAGAAAAGACCGAAGGCGAGTACAACTATACGACATCTCAGGCACAAAATTCTCAGGTCTTCAAAGAAGAAGCCAAGAAAGACCATGCGAATCTGATTAAACAGTTGACATGGTTGGACTGGGGTGATCCAACAGCAGCTCACAATTTAAAGACAGTTGGAAACCAACAAGCTCTTCAAGTAGGGTCATACTTTGAAAAAGAAATCTTCCCTGGTTACGTCGTTCGTGTGGAAGTAACAGGATTAAAGCCTTTTAGAGCTTCTGAAACTTATCGTCAGCGTGTAGAAGGAACGGATGCTGAATCTACCTATGATCCAAATGCGATTAATAACACGCTTGGGGATAAGAACGCACCTAAAGAGGTATTGGTTCTTCCTCAAGGATTCTACTCAGCGGCTGCTAAAGTAGGAATTAATGCAGGAGCTAAGCCAACCGTTGGTACTAATGTAAATGGTGCTGATGTTGGGGTTCAATTCAGCGTAAAAGCGACTTACCTGGGTCGAGAAGTGCCATCGGCTATCTTTATGACAACTGGTGAAGAAGCCGGTGGTGGTGAGATAGAGATGTATGTGGCAGACGGTGAACCATTTGAACTCTTGGGAGAACTCTCCAATGCTAATACAAAAGGTTCTTACTATCCACTTACTTTTGATTCTAGCTTGTATTTTTTGAAGGATAAAGCAGCTACAGGTGCAAATCCAGTAGATGTTCGTTTGGAATACTTAGCCAATGTCAATCCAGAAGCTTCACGGATCACCTTAGAAGGTCGTAAAGATAGGACTGGGACAATTGGGGACTTTAGAACCGGAGATGGTATTGGAACGAATGTCTTTGGACCAGTAGCTACCAGTCAAAATAATCGCTCGCTTCCAATTGTAATCTCCCGTAATGCCAAAAATGCAGAAGTCTATATTATGACATCAGGTCAGCAGTCCCTAATGCTTGGGGTAATCGCTTTTGACGAGGGAGATGCGCCAGAGTCTTATGGAGCGGCGTCTCATATCATCTCAGATAAGGTAAGCCAACCGTATCTTGGAAGTAGAAAAGCAGATTTGGATATTGCAGCTGAAGATGCTCCAAAAGAGAGATTTAAAACAGACGATCTCTTTAATGAAGCAGATGAAGGAGCGCGTCAATTAGTAGGCGATGCAGAAGTTCATGTGACGGCTAGTGGAGAAGAAACCTATAAACTTCATAAAGCAGATGAAAGCACTTATACGCTTAAAATCAAAGCAAGTCCAAATGCCAATGCAGAAGCTTTTGTTTATGCGTGGGCAGACTTTAATAATGATGGTAAGTTTGACGATAGCGAACGCTCAGAGCTTTTGACGGTCAATGCTCAAGGAGACTATGATCTTACATGGAATAACGTTCCACAGATGGTTGATCCGTCTGTTCGAAAAGTTGCTATTCGTACACGTATTGCTTTGAATCAGTTCGATATTGAAAAGCCAACAGGAATTGCCTATACAGGGGAAGTTGAAGATTTTGAAGTTCAAGTGACTCATCCACCACGTGGGGATAAGGAAACATCAAAAGGCTATGTTGGTGAAAAACAAACGATGAACATCGAGTTCCGTGTGGGTGGTACAAATCCTGTTGTAGATACATCGGATAATGGTCGTATTGAGTTTACAGCTTATGGTCGTCAAGAGTATGATTTTGATCAAGATAATATCATTGAAGACACTGCCGAGGTGAAAATTGTAGATCCAAGTGGTAATCTTGTAGATACATGGACAGAGCCTGGTCAAGGAACTTATGTCGTAACAGGTAAGACTATTACCTTCACACCAGAAGTAAGCTTTACAGGAACAGCGAAAGGGGTAGCTCTTCGCGTCACAGATAAAAATAAAGCAACGACAGCTTGGACGGCAGCAGATGTAAACGCTTCTGAGATTGAACTGCCAAATATCAATGATGGAAGTCATACATATACAACACCAAGCATGGATGCGGTATATATTCCAACTGTTATCAATAACAAACCAAAAGGTGAAAACAAAGAGACCTCAGACTATGTAGATGTTCCACAAACACAAAACGCTCTTGAAATGTTCAAAGAGTACACAGTAGATGACCAAGGAAATCCAACAGAGACGGTAACGGACAAAGAAGCGCTTAATAAAGACAGCCTTACCTTGATAGATGCCTCTGGCTCTCCTGCAACAACTGTGACAGTAGTAGAAGGAACTTATACATTGTCAGATGGTGTGATTACCTTCACTCCGAACAAAGGATATGAAGGTACAGCGACTTCTGTCACTGTTCGTATCGCAGATACAAGTGGTGATGAAGCAACAGCGACTTACACCCCAACTGTTATCAATAACAAACCAAAAGGTGAAAACAAAGAGACCTCAGACTATGTAGATGTTCCACAAACACAAAACGCTCTTGAAATGTTCAAAGAATACACAGTAGATGACCAAGGAAATCCAACAGAGACGGTAACGGACAAAGAAGCACTTAACAAAGACAGCCTTACCTTATTAGATGCTTCAGGAGCTCCTGCAACAACTGTAACAGTAGCAGAAGGAATGTATACATTGGCAGATGGTGTCATTACTTTCACTCCGAACAAAGGATATGAAGGTACAGCGACTTCTGTCACTGTTCGTATCGCAGATACAAGTGGTGATGAAGCAACAGCGACTTACACACCAACTGTTATCAATAACAAGCCAAAAGGAACTCCAGCAGAAACCAAAGGCCCTCAAGGTATTGCTCAAACAACAGATGCAAAAGCGATGTTTAAAGAGTACACAACAGATGCTCAAGGAAATCCAACCACTACTGAAACGGACAAAGAAAAGCTTGATATGACAAGCCTTACTCTTCTTGATGCTTCAGGCAATCCAACCAAGACTGTGACAGTGGATGGTGAAGGAACCTACACGTTAGGAGAGGATGGTATTATTACCTTCCAACCGATAGGAAGTTTCACTGGAACCGTTAAAAATCCAGTTCGTGTTCGTATTTCAGATGCAAGTGGTGATGAAGCAGAAACGACTTACACGCCAACTGTAGATCCAATTACGCCAACAGCAGATCCTTCTAAAACATCAGGAATTCAAGGAGCTACTCAAACGTCTCCGATTGTCTTTGGAGATGACAGCCAACCAAATTCTGTCAACTTCAAAGAAGGAGCATCCACAGCTCCAATTGATCCAGCAAGTGTGAAATTACTTGATGCGAATGGTCAAGCAGTTACCAAGACAGATGCTTTGGATGAAAAAGGGAATGTTATCGGTAGCTATGAACTTAAGGATGGAGCTATTATCTTCACTCCAGATGCAACATTTGTCGGAACACCTCAACCAGCTAAATTACAAGCGACAGATAAGAATGGTACAAAAGTTGAAACAACTTACACCCCAACCGTAACCGAAGTAACTCCAACAGGTAAGGATACAACCTCAACAGGTGTTCAAGGACAAACACAAGAAGGCACTCCAAGCTTTGAAGGTGGTGATGTAGCAGTACCAGTTACAATCTCATCTGACAATCCAGCTAAGTTTATCGATCCGACCACTGGAAAAGAAACAGATGCAACCGAACTTCCAGCTCTGAAAGATGGAAAACAAGTTGGTACATATACGCTTGATCCAGCGACTGGTAAGGTTACCTTTACACCAAACCCAGACTTCGTAGGTACTCCAGATGCGATTACAGTTCAAGCGAAAGACGCGAATGGTACACCAGCAACCGCAACTTACACCCCAACCGTAACCGAAGTAATTCCAACAGGTAAGGATACAACCTCAACAGGTGTTCAAGGACAAACACAAGAAGGCACTCCAAGCTTTGAAGGTGGCGATGTAGCAGTACCAGTTACAATCTCATCTGACAATCCAGCTAAGTTTATCGATCCGACCACTGGAAAAGAAACAGATGCAACCGAACTTCCAGCTCTGAAAGATGGAAAACAAGTTGGTACATATACGCTTGATCCAGCCACTGGTAAGGTCACCTTCACACCAAACCCAGACTTTGTAGGTACTCCAGATGCGATTACAGTTCAAGCGAAAGACGTGAATGGTACACCAGCAACCGCAACTTACACCCCAACCGTAACCGAAGTGAAGCCAACTGCAGAACCTTCTGCAACAACAGGACTTCAAGGTGCTAAACAAAGTTCTCCAATTACCTTTGGTGAGGATGATAGTGCAAAAACAATCAACTTCAAAGACGGTGATAAGGTTGTTAAGGTAGATCCAGCAACAGTGACGCTTCTAGATGCAGATGGAAAACCAGCTTCTACTGTTGAAGTCATGAAAGACGGCAAGAAAGTCGGAACTTATGAAATTGTAGATGGTGTCGTGGTCTTCACGCCAGAAAAAGACTTTGTAGGTGAAGCACCAGCAGTGACTATCCAAGCAGCAGATGCAAATGGCACAGCAGTTACTACGACTTATACCCCAACAGTAACTCCAGTAAAACCAACAGGAGAAAATACTTCATCAGTTGGTGTTCAAGGACAAGAACAAACTGGTACTCCAACTTTCAAACCAGGTGATGATTCAGTTCCTGTTACAATTTCAGCTGATAATCCAGCCAAGTTGATTGATCCAGAGACTGGTAAACCAACGGATGCGACTACGATTCCAGCCATGAAAGATGGAAAACAAGTTGGTACCTATACAATTGATTCAGCAACAGGAGAAGTAACCTTTAAACCAAATAAAGACTTTGTAGGAACACCAGATCCGGTAACTGTCCAAGCAACAGATGCGAACGGTACGCCAGCAACCGCTAAGTACAGTCCAACAGTAACCGAAGTGAAACCAACAGGTGAAGATACAACTTCAACAGGTAAACAAGGTCAAGAACAGACTGGTACACCGACCTTTGAAGGTGGAGATCCAGCAGTACCAGTTACTATCTCAGCTGAAAATCCAGCTAAGTTAATCGATCCAGAGACTGGTAAACCAACGGATGCAACTACGATTCCAGCTATGAAAGATGGAAAACAAGTTGGTACATATACACTTGATCCAGCAACAGGTGAGGTAACATTCCAACCAAATAAAGACTTTGTAGGAACGCCAGATCCTGTTACAGTTCAAGCGACCGATTCAAACGGTACGCCAGTCACCGCTAAGTACAGCCCAACTGTAGAAGGTGTAACACCAACAGGCGAAGACGCCACTTCAACAGGTAAGCAAGGTCAAACACAAACAGGCACTCCAGTCTTCAAGGAAGGTGACGAGCTTGTACCATTGAGTGACGAGCCAGCTAAGTTGATTGATCCTAAGACAGGTGACGAAGTTACAAGCGTCACCATTCCAGGCGAAGGAACCTACATAGTTGATGAAGATGGAAATGTGACCTTCACTCCAGACCCAAGTTTCACAGGTGATGGAACAGGTGTCACTGTGAAACGTACAGATTCAAATGGTACTCCAGTGACCGCTAAATACACCCCAACAGTAGAAGGCGTAACACCAACAGGCGAAGATGCCACTTCAACAGGTAAGCAAGGTCAAGAACAGACTGGCACTCCGGTCTTCAAGGAAGGCGATGAGCTTGTACCATTGAGTGACGAGCCAGCTAAGTTGATTGATCCTAAGACAGGTGACGAAGTTACAAGCGTCACCATTCCAGGCGAAGGAACCTACACAGTTGATCCAACAGGTAAGGTAACCTTCACTCCAGATCCAAGCTTCACAGGCGATGGAACAGGTGTCACTGTGAAACGTACAGATAAGAACGGAACCCCAGTCACCGCTAAGTACAACCCAACTGTAGAAGGTGTAACACCAACAGGCGAAGACGCCACTTCAACAGGTAAGCAAGGTCAAACACAAACAGGCACTCCAGTCTTCAAGGAAGGTGACGAGCTTGTACCATTGAGTGACGAGCCAGCTAAGTTGATTGATCCTAAGACAGGTGACGAAGTTACAAGCGTCACCATTCCAGGCGAAGGAACCTACACAGTTGATGAAGATGGAAACGTAACCTTCACTCCAGACCCAAGCTTCACAGGCGAAGGTTCAGGTGTTGAAGTGAAGCGTACAGATTCAAATGGTACTCCAGTCACAGCTAAATACACTCCAACAGTAGAAGGTGTAACCCCAACAGGCGAAGATGCAACTTCAACAGGTAAGCAAGGCGAAGAACAAACAGGAACTCCAGTCTTCAAGGAAGGCGATGAGCTTGTACCATTGAGCGACGAGCCAGCTAAGTTGATTGATCCTAAGACAGGTGACGAAGTCACAAGTGTAACAATTCCAAGTGAAGGAACCTACACAGTTGATGAAGATGGAAACGTAACCTTTACGCCAGACCCAAGCTTCTTAGGTAAAGGTTCAGGGGTTGAAGTGAAACGTACAGATAAGAACGGTACGCCAGTCACCGCTAAGTACACCCCGACTGTCACTCCAGTAACCCCAACAGGTGAAAATGTGACTTCAACAGGAAAACAAGGTGAAGAGCAAGAAGGAACTCCAACCTTCAAGAATGGTGATGGAACTCCACTTGTTCCAGACGCTTCTAATCCAGCTAAGTTGATTGATCCTAAGACAGGTGACGAAGTCACAAGTGTAACGATTCCAGGTGAAGGAACCTACACTGTTGATCCAACAGGTAAGGTAACCTTCACTCCAGAAAAAGACTTTACAGGAACTGGAACAGGTGTAACAGTTATCGCTAAAGATAAGAATGGCACACCAGCTAAATCAACTTACACACCAGGTGTAACACCAAACACCCCACCAACCGGTACGTCACCAACAGTAACCGTACCACAAGGCAGCACGTCAATCACTGATGAAGACTTGATTTCTTCAGTCATTCCAAATGACAAGGAAGACGGAACAGATGTTACCGTAACAATCAAGGATAACCCAGTTGATTATAACGTTCCAGGCACTTATGAAGTAACCTTCGTGGTGACAGATAAGGGTGGTTTGACAACCGAAGTCAAGAAGACAGTGGTTGTCACGCCAAACACTCCACCAACTGGCACTTCACCAACCGTAACCGTACCACAAGGTAGCACGCCAATTACTGATGAAGACTTGATTTCTTCAGTTATTCCAAATGACAAGGAAGATGGCACAGATGTTACCGTAACAATCAAGGATAACCCAGTTGATTACAACGTTCCAGGCACTTATGAAGTAACCTTCGTAGTGACAGATAAGGGTGGTTTGACAACCGAAGTTAAGAAGACAGTGGTTGTAACACCAAACACCCCACCAACCGGTACGTCACCAACAGTAACCGTACCACAAGGCAGCACGCCAATCACTGATGAAGACTTGATTTCTTCAGTCATTCCAAATGACAAGGAAGACGGCACAGATGTTACCGTAACAATCAAGGATAACCCAGTTGATTATAACGTTCCAGGCACTTATGAAGTAACCTTCGTAGTGACAGATAAGGGTGGTTTGACAACCGAAGTTAAGAAGACCGTAGTTGTCACACCAAACACTCCACCAACTGGTACGTCACCAACAGTAACCGTACCACAAGGAAGCACACCAATCACTGATGAAGACTTGATTTCTTCAGTTGTACCAAATGATAAGGAAGACGGAACAGATGTTACCGTAACAATCAAGGATAACCCAGTTGATTACAACGTTCCAGGCACTTATGAAGTAACCTTCGTGGTGACAGACAAGGGAGGCTTGACAACTGAAGTTAAGAAGACAGTGGTTGTAACGCCAAACACTCCACCAACTGGCACCTCACCAACAATAACCGTACCACAAGGCAGCACGCCAATCACTGATGAAGACTTGATTTCTTCAGTCATTCCAAATGACAAAGAAGATGGTACAGATGTTACCGTAACGATCAAAGATAACCCAGTTAATTACGATGTGCCAGGTGTGTATGAAGTGACCTTCGAGGTGACAGATAAGGGAGGCTTGACAACTGAAGTTAAGAAGACAGTAGTTGTCACACCGAAACCAGTAACTCCAGCCATTCCAACAGATCCAATCATCGTTGAGCAAGATACACCAATCACGCCAGATGATGTGGCTAAAAATGTGAAATTGCCAGACGGAGCTAAGATTAGTAAAGTTGGTAAGATTCCAACAACTGAAATTCCAGGTAAACAACCAAGCGTCACAGTGACAGTTGAATTGCCAAATGGAGATTTGGTAGATGTTGAAGTACCAGTCTTTGTCACACCGAAACCAGTTGTACCAAATACACCTCCAACAGGTACATCGCCAGCTGTAACCGTATCACAAGGCAGCACGCCAATCACTGATGAAGACTTGATTTCTTCAGTCATTCCAAATGACAAAGAAGATGGTACAGATGTTACCGTAACGATCAAAGATAACCCAGTTGATTACAACGTTCCAGGCACTTATGAAGTAACCTTCGTGGTGACAGACAAGGGAGGCTTGACAACTGAAGTTAAGAAGACAGTGGTTGTAACGCCAAACACTCCACCAACTGGCACCTCACCAACAATAACCGTACCACAAGGCAGCACGCCAATCACTGATGAAGACTTGATTTCTTCAGTCATTCCAAATGACAAAGAAGATGGTACAGATGTTACCGTAACGATCAAAGATAACCCAGTTAATTACGATGTGCCAGGTGTGTATGAAGTGACCTTCGAGGTGACAGATAAGGGAGGCTTGACAACTGAAGTTAAGAAGACAGTAGTTGTCACACCGAAACCAGTAACTCCAGCCATTCCAACAGATCCAATCATCGTTGAGCAAGATACACCAATCACGCCAGATGATGTGGCTAAAAATGTGAAATTGCCAGACGGAGCTAAGATTAGTAAAGTTGGTAAGATTCCAACAACTGAAATTCCAGGTAAACAACCAAGCGTCACAGTGACAGTTGAATTGCCAAATGGAGATTTGGTAGATGTTGAAGTACCAGTCTTTGTCACACCGAAACCAGTTGTACCAAATACACCTCCAACAGGTACATCGCCAGCTGTAACCGTATCACAAGGCAGCACGCCAATCAGCGATGAAGACTTGATTGCTTCAGTCACTCCAAATGACAAGGAAGACGGAACGGATGTTACCGTAACGATCAAGGATAACCCAGTTAATTACGATGTGCCAGGTGTGTATGAAGTGACCTTCGTAGTAACTGACAAGGGGGGCTTGACAACTGAAGTTAAGAAGACAGTGGTTGTCACACCGAAACCAGTAACTCCAGCCATTCCAACAGATCCAATCATCGTTGAGCAAGATACACCAATCACGCCAGATGATGTGGCTAAAAATGTGAAATTACCAGATGGTGCTAAGATTAGTAAAGTTGGTAAGATTCCAACGACTGAAATCCCAGGTAAACAACCAAGCGTCACAGTGACAGTTGAATTGCCAAATGGAGAGTTGGTAGAGGTAGAAGTACCAGTATTTGTGACACCAAAACCAGTTGTACCAAATACACCGCCAACCGGAACCTCACCAACGGTAACCGTACTACAAGGTAGCACACCAATCACTGATGAAGATTTGATTGCTTCTGTCATTCTAAATGACAAGGAAGACGGAACGGATGTTACCGTAATGATCAAGGATAACCCAGTTGATTACAATGTTCCAGGTGTGTATGAAGTGACCTTCGTAGTGACTGATAAGGGTGGCTTGACAACTGAAGTTAAGAAGACAGTAGTTGTCACACCGAAACCAGTAACCCCAGCCATTCCAACAGATCCAATCATCGTTGAGCAAGATACACCAATCACGCCAGATGATGTGGCTAAAAATGTGAAATTGCCAGACGGAGCTAAGATTAGTAAAGTTGGTAAGATTCCAACAACTGAAATCCCAGGTAAACAACCAAGCGTCACAGTAACAGTTGAATTGCCAAATGGAGAGTTGGTAGAGGTAGAAGTACCAGTCTTTGTGGCACCAAAACCACAAGAACCAGGAGTGGATGTACCAGCTGAGCCTGCTAAACCAGCTGCACCAGTAATTCCACAAGCACCAGTTTCAAAAGAAGTACCAGCTCAAGTAGCAGAGAAGAAGATGGAAACTTTACCGAAGACAGGTGAAAGCTCTTCAGCATTGACACTTCTTGGAGCACTTTCAGCAGGTCTTGGACTTCTTGGAGTGACAAAACGTCGTAAAAAAGAAGATTAG